One window of the Vicinamibacterales bacterium genome contains the following:
- a CDS encoding DUF2934 domain-containing protein, with amino-acid sequence MTVKKTTPTRTRKTAGAAKTPTTTRPAATRARTARTARPSAAAKTAAASAAPAVPTPPRAVSDEDIRVRAYFLALEHQGRGDSRDFWLQAERELRAAARSGR; translated from the coding sequence GTGACTGTCAAGAAGACGACTCCCACACGGACCCGCAAGACCGCCGGAGCGGCGAAGACCCCCACCACCACGCGGCCCGCCGCGACCCGGGCGAGGACCGCCAGGACGGCCCGGCCGTCGGCCGCCGCCAAGACCGCGGCCGCCTCCGCCGCCCCCGCCGTCCCCACGCCGCCGCGCGCCGTGAGCGACGAGGACATCCGCGTGCGGGCCTACTTCCTGGCGCTGGAGCACCAGGGACGCGGCGACAGCCGGGACTTCTGGCTGCAGGCCGAGCGCGAACTGCGGGCGGCCGCCCGGTCCGGGCGCTGA